The stretch of DNA CGTTACATCTCCTTAAGGATCGGTACTCCCGCGGCGGGCTTCTAGATGGTATCTGCATCAAGAAATGCGCCCAATTCGCCTCGAGTGGACAAGATTGAACAATCGAGatttatttgctaataaaagaCAAGAGGACGAGCTTCGAAGCTTGACAAGTGCTTtgtcgaattaaaaaaaatgatgcaaAAAAGTTGATGGAGAGTCAGACTTATCTCCATCTGAGAAATATATCATTCTTGTATTTAAAGAAGCGTAAAAATTGAACAGGAATAAAGCGGGATCTGCGatcgcgataaaaaattaatttgtccgATCTGACGTACTTGCGGATAAATGGTGGACGATTCCTGCGTAGCCAGCACTTTTATGGTGGACACTCGAACCAGCTCCTGCGGTGTGGTCGATATACGTAACGTGTAAGTCTTGCCGGGTGGTAGAGGAGGTACGCGCAATGAGGCATATCCGACCACCTCCTTTTCCTGCCGAGCACACACAACACATTTACACATTTAAATGTGCGTCGTACGAGAATTTCGATTAGCTATTGCAGAATAATCGACTGCtgcagtattatttatttgttagcgataaattttttttccacgtaATATTAATCACACGTTAATCTTTTCTGCGATGTTTTCGATGTTTACCCGCGATATTCCTTGTCCGCTTAATTTCGCTTTCACGATGCCTCCGCCGCAGGGAAGTATGTGAAAAATGCTCGAAATGTTGTCCGGCGGACGATAACGGAAATTGACGAAACCGTCTGTCTTCCGTAGATTAGCTGTGGTGTAACGACCGTTGCGCAGCGTCAACTCCGGCGTCTTCTTGAATCGGATGGCGTCAGTAGTGACCCGATTGGAAACGTTATTCCGGGTGTTTACCTGTCGAATTAGTGCaccatttttcataattaaccCAACGATAACCAAGCGAAGGATGAGCGAATCAATGTTATTCGAAAAAGCATATGTGATTCTCGCGTAAAACCTTTACGGAGCGAAGActaaacagaaaatatttttctttctcacttcaaaattaattttatagatttgtGCGATTTTACGAGCCATCGATTCGATTAATATGACGAGAGACCGACCACGTATAGTGTAAAGTTGTACGTAGTATCGTATCTCATCCTGTGAAGCGTCAGCTTCGTCTGGCGCACGCAGTGCAACCCTTCCGGGATGCCTCGATGATGATGCTCCTTCGCGGAAGAGCCGGTTCTCGCGGAGTGCGAATGAGCTTTCAGAACATTTCGAGCGGCGCAGAGCGTCGATGGGTGCGGCTGCGAGCCCGAAGTGACAGCTAAACAGTAGTTCGAGAGATGAGGATCTACGTGGCTGAAAAAACAAACGTTCCATCTTTCGAAATTGCAGTTGGAACGGTATGGGCGCGCGGGGTAAAATTGAGCTTCGAGCTAAAATTGAGTAACAATGGcaaaaaaattgctaatatgACGTTCAATATTCAGAAATAGTTATGCGAATATATTCGATTGTATTAAGAgtagattttgaatattttgagtTGCgttcttattaattacaattttgattccACGACTTTTgaaaatctagaaaatttCGCGTTGGCGACAAATTGCGGTAATATTGATTGTAACGATGATTATGAAGCGTTTTGTTATACAGAACGTCTTGTAAAATGCTGAAATCTGTATTggaattttaaatcatttcatgtctataaacaaaaaaaaaattcaagcttAAGAAAACGCACATTTCCGTTACTCATCTCGAACTTTCGCAAACGCGATGAGGATGCAATTGATACCTTTTGTTCCAGGATATCGTCAGCCGCCGTTTACTCCGTCGCTGCTGAAATCGCAGAGTGCGATGCCGATGCTCCTTCTCGTTCGCGTACATGCCCGGTATGTGATCCAGGGCGCTGGACGTCGCGTACAGAAGCACCGTGCCGGGCAGATGCTCCGTTGAACCGTTCGCGGACTCCACGGACTTGATCTCGAACCAGTAAAGACCGGCCCGCGTCTTTGGTATCGTGAAATTTTGGTCCTCCGCGCCTTCGTACGTGAAGAGAGGTGAGCCCGGCTTCAGGGTCTTCACGGGCCACCGCGTTTGCGCTACGTGGGTAAATTAATTCAGAATCGTTCGACCGACTTGTTGGTGGAGTTATACGGGAGTGCTCGATTGATCGCGTTTTATCGCACGCGAAGGGACATTACAAACACTTTGTAAAGTACATTATGCCTTTTCAGAAGCGTACTTTCGAGATATtaactttcaaattatatcattgttaataatttcagTGTACCGTAAAGAATTAAAGCATTCGGGAAActagataatttaattatgacaaattaaaaaatttatgttaatttgtgaaaataaaatagctgACAAACTGCTAGTGTTATCGTATCCAGAGTTTCACGTACATTTTATTCCTTCCGCTTCCTGATCGTTTTCAGGCGGCTCCACGTAACTGACCGTCCAAGATATCGGACCGCTGCACGGGCTAACAAGTAACGTGAGAGGCGGGCCTTCCCGTGGACTCAGGTAATAGAACCTGTAAGAATTTCATCTGCATCCAGTTTGATATTGGTGTGCGTTCGCGGCACGTTGAGCGTACGCAAACGTCGAATGTGCGATCGGCGTGACGGTTGTGGCGCGACGCGGCTGCAGTCCACAAGTCGGAAGATATactttatttgcaatattttcatcGGCCATTTACGATCGATAGGATTTCGCTCCACTTCCGACGCCGCATTCCGCGGCGTCGTGAAGCGCGCTGTCGCAAAAATTGCCGCCGACTGATCGGGTTAACCCGGCGTGTTCTCGTTATCATAATCGACGTCGATCCGGCGGTCAACGTTAATCCGGTGAAGAACACCGCGCGGCGGATGTTGCATATCGTAATCGACATAATTATCCTGTAGTCGCGCAGTCTTCAAGTCACGCAACGCGCATACACACGTATAGCCGTACGTACACGTATACTGAATCCGTACCGTTATACTTAGTTACAATGTTTGATCGAACTGATACAATTCCTTTTTTCCTCCCTCCGCCCTCCTCTTCACCCTTTcgctctttccctctctctctctccctctttttttctcgaaaattataCCGCTCAACTCTTTACGCCTCGATGATGCTGCTCATCCTGTACCGCCTCCGCTCTCCTTCGTACTCCTTCTCGCGTCGTTGTCGGactctttcctcttttttgCGTCGAGGTCGACAACGCACGCGGTTCAACCCGTTAGCTTCCGAgcgtcgccgccgtcgtcgtcgttgtcgtcgtcgttcaCGAGGAACGTCGAGACGCCGCAGCCTCCGCAGCCGCCACACGTGCTCCTCGCGCTCGCGTCTGGCGGTGAGACAGCTATTGTAAAATTAGCGTCGGGGCACAATGCCGGCGTCGCGGCGTCTGGGGTCGCGCAGCCACGACCCCCGTGATCTAAATCCGGTATCGCGTAGTTGTCCCGTACGCGAAAGAGAGACGGGAAGAGAGACAGAGGCGGGGAGAGCCTCGAATTGATCCTGTTAGACGGTCTGTTTTCTCCCTCTCCCGccgtctctttttctcttgtcGCGAGTCTGCCGCAAGTTTCGTGGAAAATCGCGACCGAGATAGGTAGGGCGCTTTACGGCGCGTGGCGTCGCTCGTCCTCTTCCTCCTGACGCGCGATCCACGAGGGGAGCGACCCCGCGTAAGGTGCGACTGGACGCGCGTCACGAGAATGATGGTATAATGTCGATGCGAACGGCGAAGTTAAAAGTACTTCGGAATTATTCAAATCCTCCGATTTTATCGGGCCGTATTATGAATAAAGTTTTCATTCGATGCTCCTATTTAGAACTTTGCAGAGAGAAAGGGAATATTgcgtaacattatattaaaatatgtagctctatctgaaaaaatgtaacaaataagcgatttaaaatagaaatgttcTCGAGGAACAAAAATGAgaatcgaaacatttttttttctaaatttaaaatttagaatttgaaatttaagaatttagaattaaaagtttagaatttaaaatttaataaattctaaatttaaaatgtctcCGAATATATTGATTTGTAGCATTTTGGCAAGTTTGTATCATGATTACCATCGGCATCACGAAAGTGATTTTGGAATTACTGCTTCCAATAGCACATAAAAGGCATCATTTAACAATAGAATTCGTGCCACGTGATATCAGCGACATAGGAAGTGTTACGGTAGCGTATTTGCACGCGTGAAGATATTTGAGGCATAAAGATCGAGGAAATCTATCGATTGTCATGCTCGAAATTCGACAGACGTAATTCTATTTTGATactggaataaaatattctgtgaAAATACTCATACACAATCGTAACTTAAATTCgtagtttaaattttacaaaatcttatttcgatttttcaaAACAGCGCAAATGTTCGCTTTAAACTTCTTTCCAATAGTTAAGAGCACAATTTTACAGTGTGCTTACTGACGTTATGTCGATGTTCTGCGAATTAAAGTCATCTCTGAGCTCGCGATTTGATCAAGATTCGACATCAagaattttcgataatttaGCCTCGACAGTGCGATAATTCACATGGCATCGAGAACACTGCGTTCATTAGCTGCCGTCTTTAGTTTgcgaaaaatttctttccgtAAGTAAAGAATTGagcataaatatttgttcaccgtaaaatcgaaaatttgtaAACCAAGAGGAGAGTGTAATTCTGTGCTTTTGACTTCAGCCAAAGCTTCGTGGAAACCGTCTGATAGAAGGACTTTATGACGCGTAGCGTCGCGACGGATCGGACCATTAGACGCCGGGTGCATATTGTAAGGGCGCAAAGGAGCACGAGGACAATAACAGAGCGACCAAATTTTATCGTCCGGTTCCATCATATATGCAACAGCCGTCAGCGCGCAGCATCCGCTTTTCCTTATCACCGGGAAAGTTCGATGCAACTATCGAGTCACATAAGTGATACGCAGTGAATCTAGATTGCAGCAAATTTCAAACGCGTAAAAATAGATACGTAATTGTTTTCATCCTTTTTTgggcaattaataaattcgctaaaatgaattaaaaactaGTAAAAGTAAATGAAGCGAGAATTGAACGAgttatattgtacatttttctcattcattgactaaattaattatttcaagagTTTGTTATTCAGAAGATTTATAATGgaaataattggaaaataaaaaagttttttcagcttttttttAGATGAATTTCGTGGAAATAGCATCGATGGCGCACACTTTTATTACGCGCAACGGCCTTCGTCTGGTTTTCGCGCGTATGACGCCGCTACGCGCAACCTTACATCTCATTGCATTCATCGTGAACGAAAGTGTCGGCTACAGTCCTTTATACACTGCTCCGATGTGGGTCGTATGTATCGAATCGCATGCGTATGCAAAATGTGCATCCGATTACGTACACTAGCATCCGCCGCGGTTGACGAAACGCGGCACGGGGTGCGTGACGTTGCTGTAAACGTTCGCGGTTCCCCCAACGTGCGTATCGAGCAAACAATTTACGCACTCAAAAATAGTTACTTAAATATTTCGCGCCGACTAGAAGCATACGTGCGTACACGCATGGCTATAATTGCGCGTGCTAATTTTGCCGcttgaaatttattggaaGCGAAAAGCAATCACTGCATCGGATTTTGTCGTAAGCAAAGGAAATATTTCCAATGCATTTTGATTGATGGTTTGAATGCGTTCCaattagagaaataaaatataaaatttgcgaaatttcgatattattaagttaatttatattgcaaatagttgtagaaaaataataattagcagaaatatatcatattaaaatcaaataaatttaaatcacaagttaataaaattcataaaagttTCAACAATGTATTTGACGCAAAGTgaatcttaaattaaaattgtattcacttaaatttttcaactagATTTGTTTATGATGAAAGttattctttcaaaaatcaaagagcttcattaaatttttcacaaaaattcaCATTCAAACTAACAATCAATCAAGCGCAGATTTGATTGCAGTAATacaatatcataattatcCGGACTAAAATGTGCCAGCAATTCTTCTCGGATAATTAAACGCAGCGAACCGAGAATCGACACCGCCGCCAATCAAATGTAAGGCGGTGTATCTGACTTTCGTTGCCGCCGAATGTAAATTTTCCATCAACATCGTCTAAACGCTTAAATCTTCTATCAACAATGCTTAGATAAGACGTCGAGAGAGAATTCTCGCAAACGGCGGAACAATAATGTACTCACTGAGACACGTTGCCGGGCCGGATGGTCGCCGGTATCTGATACTCGGGATGCAGCACGCCGGTGCGGTTGAACTCCTGGACGCGGCTCGGTTTGTCAGCGCCGAACGGTCTCGGGCTGCCGATCGTCCGATACaactgttgctgttgctgctgcggTTGCTGCAGCTGTGCCAATTGTTCCCTGTCGCAGAACGGGCAGCCGCGCGCGATCGACGCGAGCATCAGGATGCCGATTACGGTGTACGACATGATCGCGTCAGAGATGGTCCCCCAGGTGCTCTTTCGTGTacagcgacggcggcggcgacgacgacgacggcggcggcaacgacggcgacgacgacgacgacgacgtccgTCGTCTAGTGGCGAAGGAGTTCGACTGTGTGCCGAACGAGCGAAGGAACTGCcgtcgccgccaccgccaccgtcgtcgccgccgccgccgccgccgccgccgccggttGGGAAATCACGCCGGCGGCCGACGAAACGAAGTAACCCCTCTCGCTTCCTAATCGGACGACTTCGCGTTCGCCCCCCATATTCTGGGAGAAACCCTCCTTCTTCTCTTCTCACCGGCTCTCTTGTGTACCCTCGTCTCCCTCTCCTTCTCGTCGCGCCCCCTCACCTTTCTGCGCCGCGTCTGACCTCGTGGATTTGTTACCCTTCCCGCTGTTCCGCGAGCTTATGTGGGTGCCTCTAATTCGCGGCAAATTTATGGGAAATGTTACTCGTTACGCGTAGCATCTTAAATTGTCTGCGCGTTTCATCTTGAGTTTACCTCATCTCATGTTTTGTTCTTCGCTCTTACGAGCGCCTACTGAAACGAATGCGAAAACGCGGAATTAAAGCGTggaaattgcattatttcaaCGTCAAGTtctaatcttaaatatttttcatgctgTTTCATGTTGTTCTCTTTTCAAGTAACGAAAcgaaactatatttatttctttagaaCGCAACGGTctcaattctttaataaatgcatccatcaatcttttaaattatttcacttcTTTCTacgtttgtttttttcaaaatatcacAGATATATCCATGATCCGCGAAGGGTgaaatttgtcataaaattgGAAGACACGCGATAATAACGCTATCGAGTTTGCGAAATTCGCACCTCCCACCCACAACATCTTCTCGATGAGAAAGAAGGTGATTGTCGGCTTCGTACGGCGGTGGGTATCGGCTGGTTAAGGTAAAACAAGGTGGACGGACTAGAggggcgcggcgcggcgcggtgcGGCAAACGGCCTTCCTGTATCAACGGGGCGCGAGGAAAGAAGGAGCCGATATGACGCGAAGATCCGTGCATAGAGGGAAGTTATATACGGCACGGCGCGCTGTATCATGGACCAACCATGGGACGATGATGACAGCAGGTCTGGCGAGTGGCAGGCCAATAAATCATGGCCTGCGGTGTGGGAACCTCTGCCTACATGCTACGTGCGTATGGGCGTACGCCATCGGTAAAACCTTTACTCCCGTGCGGGCCCCGATCGCGGGGTGGTGTTGACGACGGGTCGCCGTATACATACACGCGACGTTATGCACTCATACGTGTGACGTGCACCACGTGCTCGCCTCATTCGATCTCCGCTCACGCTCGCGCGCGACCGCTCGTACGTgaacgtgtgtgtgtgtgtgtgtgcgagcCGGGGCATCGTTATGCACACATCGCGTTATATTGTTGCGTTGTGGAAGCCAATTCGCCGCGATGAGTGACGGTCCGACTTCATGAAGTTGGGCCTTTTTTGGCAGTCATTTTTGCGGGCCCGCCCGGACCCGCGGGATGCCGCACCGTACCGCGCCGCGGCGAGGAGGAGGCGTGCAGCAACGATGACCGCTTCGTATACAAACGGCTCGCTTCCAAAAACGGCGTTGCTTATCGACGCCGaaaagatagagagagagagagagagagagaaggagaggagagaggatcttcttttatttctctcgtAGGACCAAGGGTCAGGAGGCAATCGATATCCGTCACACCGAGTTAATGAAACATCATTTCCTCAAACACTATCGATTAATGTTAACTCTAACATATCGCCTTAAGTTCGCAATATGTTTTTCTGCCGCGCACAATAATTATgctattttattctattttatacccccattattaaaattttttttattcttgtcttacTTTTCTAATTAAGAATCCTCCAAGCCATTTATTGAGCTATTCAGATTTTGATAACGAATCGAGACCTTGTCTTCTAAGGTTGACTAATTTTAGCTCCGCTTCAAGAGTTTCCAAGATCACATGCTGTGATGCTGGCGGTTCCTATATGCCCGGCAACCTACGATTTTTGTATATTCGTTGTCGAGTTGGACGAAAGGGAGGCAATTGGACGCTCGTAAAGGGCCCGGATAGGGCCTGCGAGGTTGGCGCCTATACACGTCGACCGAGTTCTCTCGGCTTCTCTGAGAGAAAGAAGGCGGGGCTCTCGCATAAATTTCCATTGAATGCACATCCCTATGCAGGGCCGCTACTCGATTCAgcgtcaaataaaaaatatgtttacgaGCAAAAATGTCGGGCATTACGCCAAACATGCAATTCTTACAAACGTTATtaagtagtttaaaatatcaaattagtATCCTCCAACAAcgaatttgacaaattttttctcatgAAGATGATACGTGATATTGCCTCTCggttcattaatattaacatctCATGCATTGCTGTAATAAGcggcattaaaattaattaatcatgcgATCATAATAAATGCGAAGTCATGgtatcaatttttcttaagttctttttttgtaaatataacgataaagctgataaaataatgatcttattaaataaaatattatttgttaagcTTGTTTCTTTTTGTGCAAGACTCTCTATCGCAATAAATCTAAAACGAGTGCGAACTTTTCAGTCATACATGTCGAAAATCAAAGACTACCGCGGGTCAAAAAACAGTGAAACGCGAGACTTCTAACCGCAAAACACACACACGAGGAACAAAGATCGCCGTAGCTAATGCTGTCgtgcaaaatttctaaatttaacaCCGTCTGGAACATCTCGCACGTGCTTCCCGAGCTTcagcaaaattgattaatcGATCGAGTTTCGAAGCAATCATTAAAAAAGCATcaaattgatgaaataatgcaaattaaaaatgttcaccaaaaaaataaattgcgaaagttttgtatatattatatgcaaaaatgttaattttttaaatctgaaaataattataatactaaacaattatcttatttttaatcgatctgattatttttgcatttataaagtttatcgaatatatttttcaattttatttatcgataatgtgaagaaaatcttattataaacGCTTTGTGTTGGTATTGTTTATCACAAGCTGAACGTATTTACACAAGTAgctatgcaaaaaattttctctcaaTTCATGAGGATTATGTGTATAGCTTGCCTCATCGCTCGATTGAAGGAGCCTCGAATGTCGGCTTCGATGATCCACCTGTGTATCGAGTTTAACTTGCTCGAATAGCTGGCTCTCCTCCTCCGTCCCGCCTGTTCTCCGCAGCATGAAGACCTACTCCGCTTTAGGTGCTCACCACCTCGTAATACTGATTCTGACTAAGAACCCGCCGACACCTTTCAAGTGTTACATGTGTTACAGGGTGTCGAGTGTCGCATTGGTAACCTTAGATCTTATTTAAAACACGACTGTATGTAACGCACGGTAAATGTCAGAATACGAATTTagataatagaattattttattataaatcaacggataaaaataattaaggaCATTCAACTTTACAGTATATAGCGTTTCTGCAGAAATAAAACAGTTGATAGCgttcgaaaatattataagaaaaagttatcaaataaaataagcaagtttatttttctttaactttcttGAAAAGTTACtttcgtaattttatacatttatacctcaatgtttacataatataaatgtaaatttttctatttttaatatcaaccATTATTTGATAAACTTGTTGTATCTAATGTTTCTTTCTGTTCCATTAATTACCGTTACAATGATTTATTGAACTGTAAAGAGCAACGCCTGCGACATGTACcgtaataattatcgtttttGTGGCTTTGTTTCAATCCTCTTAGAAAACGCGGTTCTCggaacaatttatatatacttccTACTTATTTATCCATTTAAGAATAATGGAAAAAGTTTCTTCATCAAAAAAGAACTAATTGGAAAAGCATCAAcaagcattaaatttataccTTTTAATCAATCgcaaataaattcatcaaTAGGCTTTATTTTGCgggagagaaataaaaatacttttgcgCGATAAATTCGAGAGGACGGTGAGTTTTTTTCCAGTCAAGtagaaattgttttaaaaatttgtcacgACGGTGTCCACCCGCGCACATTATTCGTGCAAttaaacgtttaatttaaCGTGACGCATTATAACGAAAATATATTCCTCACGAACAGCCTTGATGCGAATGTACGCGTATGCGTGTGCACAATGAGCCGCGATGTTAATAATTTCTCGACCGATGCGACCGATTTTATTCAAGCGGCAGACCAGATACGGCATGTTTGCCGTCTGCGGGAGCACTTGTCGTATATTGCGCGCGGCATGCACGTATTTATAGGTGTCTTCAAAATAGTTCGAGAGCAAAGTGTTGCAAAGACCGTAGAAATTCGAGCGAATACACGCGCGCGTGATATGTCACATCGCTCTCTCCAGAGTCGGCCCTCTCTTTACAGGACGTTATCCCTGTTTCGACGATACATCATAacacaagaaaattttttcacaacaAATGAATGATAATTTCCCTACAAGCTTTCGAATTTTCACcgttaattatttctctaatTGCACAATCGCTTCGAATAAAATCATTCTTACATTATTTTCGATACTGTTTACTTATGTGTTGCAAATACaacagtaaataataataaaaaacatagaCGACCGGTGCGTTTAATAgtaatagtattaaataatttatgcaatgaCAAAACTATTTCGTCCCATTTTTAGAAAGCAACTCTATCTCGATTCGTGCAAAATTTTCCATTGATAGAGAATGTTAATTCGCCTGAGCAAGAAAGAAGCGTGTGTATTCGAAGAGCTCTCATGTCTCTCAGTGGTTTCAATGACGTCGAAAATAATAGTTGGAAAATCGCGATGCGTCTCGATAGAATTGGCGATTGCGTCTCATCAGCCATAAGGGCGCATAGTGCACGCTCCGTTGCGAGCAGCATCCGTCAGGAGCAGGAGCTCCCGAAGAGCGTGTGTTTGTGTATGAGAGAGATCGCGCACGCGTATGCGCGTTACACACAATGCATACCGGTCCCCGTGCTTCTCTCTCCCGGAATCCCGATCTTTCGGTTCAACCGAcgtattacttatttattaggACCGTGCCCGGGTGGTCCGCGACATGACGGAATCGATTACGCGAATTCGCGGAACCGGCCTTCCTGG from Linepithema humile isolate Giens D197 chromosome 2, Lhum_UNIL_v1.0, whole genome shotgun sequence encodes:
- the nord gene encoding protein NDNF isoform X1, which gives rise to MSYTVIGILMLASIARGCPFCDREQLAQLQQPQQQQQQLYRTIGSPRPFGADKPSRVQEFNRTGVLHPEYQIPATIRPGNVSQFYYLSPREGPPLTLLVSPCSGPISWTVSYVEPPENDQEAEGIKSQTRWPVKTLKPGSPLFTYEGAEDQNFTIPKTRAGLYWFEIKSVESANGSTEHLPGTVLLYATSSALDHIPGMYANEKEHRHRTLRFQQRRSKRRLTISWNKSHVDPHLSNYCLAVTSGSQPHPSTLCAARNVLKAHSHSARTGSSAKEHHHRGIPEGLHCVRQTKLTLHRMRYDTTYNFTLYVVNTRNNVSNRVTTDAIRFKKTPELTLRNGRYTTANLRKTDGFVNFRYRPPDNISSIFHILPCGGGIVKAKLSGQGISREKEVVGYASLRVPPLPPGKTYTLRISTTPQELVRVSTIKVLATQESSTIYPQANWAHFLMQIPSRSPPREYRSLRRCNEVTIGVESAGAAKYCTLVKELRSSSSLASVTTVPDQCGLHRRRRSEYTFEECEEKLSPPTDRALTFTLKRLQPGKAYLLQITAQLKGQSLSYPLLGVRTRRSC
- the nord gene encoding protein NDNF isoform X2 translates to MSYTVIGILMLASIARGCPFCDREQLAQLQQPQQQQQQLYRTIGSPRPFGADKPSRVQEFNRTGVLHPEYQIPATIRPGNVSQFYYLSPREGPPLTLLVSPCSGPISWTVSYVEPPENDQEAEGIKSQTRWPVKTLKPGSPLFTYEGAEDQNFTIPKTRAGLYWFEIKSVESANGSTEHLPGTVLLYATSSALDHIPGMYANEKEHRHRTLRFQQRRSKRRLTISWNKSHVDPHLSNYCLAVTSGSQPHPSTLCAARNVLKAHSHSARTGSSAKEHHHRGIPEGLHCVRQTKLTLHRMRYDTTYNFTLYVVNTRNNVSNRVTTDAIRFKKTPELTLRNGRYTTANLRKTDGFVNFRYRPPDNISSIFHILPCGGGIVKAKLSGQGISREKEVVGYASLRVPPLPPGKTYTLRISTTPQELVRVSTIKVLATQESSTIYPQIPSRSPPREYRSLRRCNEVTIGVESAGAAKYCTLVKELRSSSSLASVTTVPDQCGLHRRRRSEYTFEECEEKLSPPTDRALTFTLKRLQPGKAYLLQITAQLKGQSLSYPLLGVRTRRSC